The candidate division KSB1 bacterium genome includes the window TGGCAAAACGGACGAGCACTGCAACAGTAAGAATTGCTATTGTTGCAAGTATGATTTTAAATATTTTTTTCATTTGTCCTCCAAAACATAAGTAAAAATGAGCGGAGCGACGATACTGGCGTCCGATTCAATGATGAATTTCGGCGTGTCGACAGCCAATTTTCCCCAGGTAATTTTTTCATTTGGCACCGCGCCGGAATAAGAACCATAACTTGTGGTTGAATCACTGATCTGGCAAAAATATTTCCAGACCTCGGTATCCTGCAAATTCATATCTTGTTTCAACATGGGGACGACACAAATCGGGAAGTCACCGGCGATGCCGCCGCCAATTTGGAAAAAGCCCACAGGAGACTGCTGCGAAATTTTTCGGTACCAATCCGCCAGTGAAATCATCTGTTCAATTCCGCTGCGCACCGTGTGGACATTGCGAATGGTTTTCTTCAGGCAATGCGAAGCGTAAATGTTGCCCAGGGTTGAGTCTTCCCAGCCGGGTACAAAGATTGGCAGTTTCTTTTCGCAGCAGGCCACAACCCAGCTATCCTTGGGATCAATTTGATAAAATTCCTCCAGCTTTTTTTGTTCGATTAAATGATAAATGAACTCGTGAGGGAAAAAACTTTCCCCGTTCTCATCCGCAGCCATCCACTCTTTTAGAATGGCGCCCTCGACTCGCCTCATCGCCTCTTCCTCTGGAATACACGTATCGGTGACCCGGTTCAGATGCCGCTCTAAAAGTTCATTCTCATCTTCACCGGTTAAACTTCGATAATTCGGGATGCGCACATAGTGCTCATGCGCGACGAGATTGAAAATATCTTCCTCCAAATTGGCGCCGGTGCAGCAAATGGCGTGAACCTTGTTTTGCCGAATCAGTTCAGCAAGCGACAAGCCGATCTCCGCCGTACTCATCGCGCCGGCAAGCGTCATCATCATTTGCCCGCCCGAGGAAACGAAATCTTTGTATGCCTCGGCGGCGTCCACTACAACTGCGGCATTAAAATGACGGAAATGTTTTTTAATAAATGAAGAAACCGTTGTGGATCCCATACTTACCCTTCCTTAAACTGCTTTTATTTGGCTTATAAATTTAAATCCGATCATTTTGTAGATCAACTTGGCTGCGGCAAAAGCCGAATTGCGATCGTGTTCATCGTATGCTAACTCCACGACGTCAAATCCGACAACCCTTTTTAACGAAAAAATCTGACGCAGGAGTGATATTGCTTCATCCCAGAGCAAACCACCCGGTTCCGGCGTGCCGGTGCTTCTGACAACGCTCCAATCAAAAACATCCACATCAAAAGTGATGAAAACGGGATCGGGCAGCCGCTGCAGCGCTACGGTTAGATCAAAGCCGCCGACGCGGAATTCGTGCAGGGTACAAACAACGATCTGCTCATTTTGAATGCGTTGAGCCTCCTCAGCAGACATGCTGCGAATTCCCAATTGCAGTGTATCGGATGTCATCTCTCGAATCCTTGACATAACACAGGCATGACTCAATTTGCTGCCTTGGTACGATTGCCTTAAATCCGCGTGCGCATCAATTTGAATAACGGACAGTGCACCATATTTTTCTTTAAGCGTCCGGCAGTAGCCAGACGTGATCGAATGATCGCCGCCAACCGACACGATGAATTTATTCTTATCGAGAATCTCTCTGGTGGTCTCATAAACCATTCGATTCATCGCGTCGGGAGTTTCGGGAATGTCAGGCGGCGTAACCGTACAGATGCCAACCCTGTAAGGTTCGACTTCCAAAACTTCATCGTACAATTCCAGATAGCAGGAAGCGTCGATAATGGCTTCCGGTCCTTTTGCCGTGCCTTTGCCGTAGGAGGCACCGCCTTCGTAACCAAAAGGGATCACAATGACAGCCGCATCCTCAAAAATTGCGGTTCCGGCATCTGTTCCGAGGAACTGTTTTTTAGAAATTTCCATAGTTAAATTGACTTAATCTGTATTTCAATCCGTGTCAATCGGTGAAAATCCGTGGCGTATTATTTTTTTTTGCGGCTTCACCGCTTTGTTCTCAGCGAATAAATCAGGTTAATCGATTAACATCACGGCACAGGCCAGGGCAGTTGTCCACAAACCATCTTTATGGCCTTTCGTCGATTGAGCGATGCTCCGGGTTCGGAACTGGCGATTTTGGTCGGTGATATATAATTGTTTGCGTTCGTTCCAGGCCTTATCTGGATCTAATTCAATGCCAAGGGTAGAGGCCAACATCGTGGCGGCCAAATCTTCAGCAAAATCCGAAGCTTTTATCTTTGTCTCACCGTAAGCATGATGTTCACTTATGTAGCCGTACTGTTTTTTGTCTTCGGGTTGGGCCAAGCCAATAGACGCGGCAATGAGCCGATTAGGTTCATTCGTAGATGCCTTCGCCATGACCACAAAAGTTATCTGTCCATGACTCAATTGTTGAATGCCTTCGGCTTTTGAAATAATTTTGCACTCAGGAGGAAAAATACTCGATACATTCACGATGTTGCAGTGTTCAATGCCGCAATTCCGAAGCCCTATTTCGAGGCTCTGGAGTTGGTTTCTATGATGACCAACCCCCTTTGTGAAAAACAGTTTTTTGGGTATTAACGGGTTCATTTTCCCTCCAGCCAAAATTTAGAGAATGTGTTTGCCTGGTTGCGGAAACTTCTTCGTTAATTTCCGCAACCATCTATTGCCACTGTCCTGGCCAAGGTTTCTTGCCCAAAATGCAGGTTTGTGAATTACTCAGGTTAAATTATGAAACACAAGTTTCTTAGATCCATCTCGATATGGATATAAAAAAGCTTTTTCGTAAAATCAACAAAAATATAATCTGTCGGTGATTAAAAAATTGAGAGGATTTTAGCTTGCTTTCATTCTGTAATTTTAATAATTTTGGACACGCAAGAATTCCGGGGAAAAACATGTCACAAGTTTATTTCAACAAACCAATCGTCAAAGCTGTTGGGTGTTCTATAGCGCTTTTAATTTTAACCTCATGTGAAAAAAGCAAAGAACTCACTATCGAAGAGGGACTGCGAGAAATAAACGGTACCCAACTCTATACCAAAGTCATGGGTGAGGGCGAGCCGATTGTGATTTTGCACGGCGGACCGGGAATGGATCACACCTATTTTCTACCGCAAATGGCTGAATTGGCTGAGACACACAAGTTGATTTTCTTTGACCAAAGAGTGAGTGGCCGCTCTTCACTCGATGTTGATTCAAGCGCAATCACCATGCGCCATTTTATCGATGACATCGAAGAGATTCGCAAAACTTTTAATTTGGGAAAAATGAATCTGATGGGCCACTCCTGGGGTGGGCTGCTGGCGATGTTTTATGGGATTACTTACCCCGAGAATCTGAAATCCCTGATGATTCTTAACTCAACTCCTGCGAGCTCGGAGTTGATGGCGAAGACCCTGCCGAGATTAACTCCCGAAGACAGCCTGCAGCGTCTGGAAATCTTAAACTCAGATGCCTTTAAAAACCGAGAGTCTGCTGCATTTGAAAAATTATTTCGAATCCATTTCCGCGGCGCTTTCTATGACCGCAGCCTCGCCGATAGTTTAACGCTTACTTTCCAGCCGGGCTTTGCTGAAACCAGCCTAAAACTGAAAAACCTCTACAAGGACATTGCAAGTTATGATATTCACCATGACCTGAGTAAAATTAACTGCCCGACTTTAGTCGTTCACGGCGACCATGATGACAATCCGTTGGAAGGCAGTCAAAAAATTCATGAAAACATTCCCAACTCAAAATTTGTGCTGTTGAAAAATTGCGGGCATTTCCCGTTTGTTGAGAGGCCTAAAGAATTTTTTGGTGTTATAAGGGATTTCTTACAGAAAAGAACCTAACGCGACTTAAACTGCTCTCACTAAGCTACGTTGCCACTAAGTCATTAGGTTCGTTAATGACGCGAAGCAAATAGACTGAATGACAAATGACAGTTCATTTAATCCACGTCGTTTGTATGTAAACATACATTTTCAAAAGCAAGATTTCTAGCAGATTAATATGAACCAGCGAACTCAATTCGAAGAAACTCTAAGAGCCAAACTCATAGAATGGCAAACTCAAGTTGATGAAATTAAATCAAACGCTCACCGGGTACCTCCGCAATACCAACTTGAATTCGAGCGCCAGTTGGATCTGTTGTTTGCCAAGAGCAACCTGGCCCAGGAGAAATTAGCAAAAATGCAAAACGCGAGTGATTTAGAATGGGGTGAACTGAAAGTCAGATTGGACGGCATCTGGAACGAGATTGAAAATGCCATCGACAGCGCGTCGGCGAAAATCAATTGAAGAGCATTATTCGCTGTTTGATTTTAATCTCAATAAATATTTTTTACTCTTCTCTATATCTCCGGTTTTGGAATAAAGCGCGGCAAGTCGTTTCAGGATATTTAGATTTTCCGGCTCCAAAGCGAGCAACTCTTCGAAAACCTCAATTCCCTTCGGAAAATTCTGCAACTTAATTGCCAGCCAGCCAAGCTTTTCGAGGATGTTAAAATCGTCGGGCGCCTGTTGATGTACACGCTCAAAGAGCTCTTGAGCTTTTTTAAATTTTCCGGTTTCGAGAAAATAGCTGGCTGAACCCGTTAAGGCCAATAAATTGTTTTTGTCCCTCTCAAGCGCTTTTTGAAAGCAATTGTGGGCTTTCTCCAATTTCTTTGTTTTAAAGTATCGATTCCCTAAATTGATATAAATGGCTGTTTCATCGACATACGCTTCGAGGGAAATCTCGTTGTAAGATTGCTTCTGATTGCCGATAATGTCGAGTACGGATTCAAGGCAATCGATTTGCTTCAAAGGGTTGTCCAAATAACCGTAGATTTCATAAAGCAGTAGATAGGAAGTTGTCTGGTTTCTGGAAAGCGAAATCGCTTTTGCCGCAAATTGTACGGCTTCCGGATATTTGCCCAATTTCGTGTGCACTTCAGTCAGGTTGTTGTAAATTGAGCAGCGGATATCTTTTGGCAGCCCGCCGAGTTTCAATGCCGTATTTAATGAAGTCAGGGCCTCCTTGTATTCTTTCCGCAGGATGAGATTTTGCGCCAGGGTGAAATGGTAATAGGCATTGTTCGGTTCCTGGGCTATTTGCCGCTTCAGGAGCTGGTAATTCCGCTCGCTCTTTTCGTGCATTTCATCTTCGCTTTTGTCGTAACCCAAATGCATGACTTTAATATTCGAAAACCCCTCTTCGCCTTTCAACTTCGAAACGGACGGAGAGATCTGCTCGTGAATCAGGCCCGAGTATTCG containing:
- a CDS encoding alpha/beta fold hydrolase — encoded protein: MSQVYFNKPIVKAVGCSIALLILTSCEKSKELTIEEGLREINGTQLYTKVMGEGEPIVILHGGPGMDHTYFLPQMAELAETHKLIFFDQRVSGRSSLDVDSSAITMRHFIDDIEEIRKTFNLGKMNLMGHSWGGLLAMFYGITYPENLKSLMILNSTPASSELMAKTLPRLTPEDSLQRLEILNSDAFKNRESAAFEKLFRIHFRGAFYDRSLADSLTLTFQPGFAETSLKLKNLYKDIASYDIHHDLSKINCPTLVVHGDHDDNPLEGSQKIHENIPNSKFVLLKNCGHFPFVERPKEFFGVIRDFLQKRT
- a CDS encoding deoxyhypusine synthase family protein, translating into MGSTTVSSFIKKHFRHFNAAVVVDAAEAYKDFVSSGGQMMMTLAGAMSTAEIGLSLAELIRQNKVHAICCTGANLEEDIFNLVAHEHYVRIPNYRSLTGEDENELLERHLNRVTDTCIPEEEAMRRVEGAILKEWMAADENGESFFPHEFIYHLIEQKKLEEFYQIDPKDSWVVACCEKKLPIFVPGWEDSTLGNIYASHCLKKTIRNVHTVRSGIEQMISLADWYRKISQQSPVGFFQIGGGIAGDFPICVVPMLKQDMNLQDTEVWKYFCQISDSTTSYGSYSGAVPNEKITWGKLAVDTPKFIIESDASIVAPLIFTYVLEDK
- a CDS encoding tetratricopeptide repeat protein, which encodes MRSNFKSKKPSLSLCMIVKNEEAYLQECLESIEDVVDEIIVVDTGSTDRTVEIARQFDAEVHHIPWNDDFAAARNESIKHATGDWILQLDADERLDPESKKELRRWLENKSKMCASVLIDSPKEENNKGHISRAHRLFRNLPGIEYSGLIHEQISPSVSKLKGEEGFSNIKVMHLGYDKSEDEMHEKSERNYQLLKRQIAQEPNNAYYHFTLAQNLILRKEYKEALTSLNTALKLGGLPKDIRCSIYNNLTEVHTKLGKYPEAVQFAAKAISLSRNQTTSYLLLYEIYGYLDNPLKQIDCLESVLDIIGNQKQSYNEISLEAYVDETAIYINLGNRYFKTKKLEKAHNCFQKALERDKNNLLALTGSASYFLETGKFKKAQELFERVHQQAPDDFNILEKLGWLAIKLQNFPKGIEVFEELLALEPENLNILKRLAALYSKTGDIEKSKKYLLRLKSNSE
- the speB gene encoding agmatinase, whose translation is MEISKKQFLGTDAGTAIFEDAAVIVIPFGYEGGASYGKGTAKGPEAIIDASCYLELYDEVLEVEPYRVGICTVTPPDIPETPDAMNRMVYETTREILDKNKFIVSVGGDHSITSGYCRTLKEKYGALSVIQIDAHADLRQSYQGSKLSHACVMSRIREMTSDTLQLGIRSMSAEEAQRIQNEQIVVCTLHEFRVGGFDLTVALQRLPDPVFITFDVDVFDWSVVRSTGTPEPGGLLWDEAISLLRQIFSLKRVVGFDVVELAYDEHDRNSAFAAAKLIYKMIGFKFISQIKAV
- a CDS encoding arginine decarboxylase, pyruvoyl-dependent yields the protein MNPLIPKKLFFTKGVGHHRNQLQSLEIGLRNCGIEHCNIVNVSSIFPPECKIISKAEGIQQLSHGQITFVVMAKASTNEPNRLIAASIGLAQPEDKKQYGYISEHHAYGETKIKASDFAEDLAATMLASTLGIELDPDKAWNERKQLYITDQNRQFRTRSIAQSTKGHKDGLWTTALACAVMLID